taactttatttattttttaaatattttcttttccatcttgaaatttgccttttaaattagcaaaatttcaaatcgtcactctaatcactcgtTTCTTTCAACTGAATCAATGTTTTCAGCTCTGAAAGAATTCATTGCTAGGATCTTGGAGTCGCTTCAAAATGGCATTACGATGCAACCAATACGGTGGCGGATCGGGCGGCTGACCCGGTATCAACGTTTTATTTCGCAACATTCCCTTCACATTCGTTGTTGCATCGTCGGCCAACGTGCTACTCGTACCGGACAGTGCAGCCGCTGTGTACATAACCGGATCGGCAAATTTGGCCGATTGACCCAATGTACTGCTGCGATGTGGTTGCTCCTTCTTTCGTATACTATCGCATGTCTCCTTCATTTTGCACAATTGTTCCTGCAAATTGCGATACTCTTCGAGGAAGCGCTCCAATTGGGCGGCATGATAGTCGTATGCACTGGCAGTGGTGGTGGATGTTGATGGGCTGGGCGTTGCGATAATGGCGTTGCGCGATTGAAGGGACGAAAAGTCGAGCAGTGGTGTTGCAGCCGGACTGAATGGTTTTTGGGAATCTTTTAGCGGTGACGATGGTAGGCTAGGATTTCGTCGATGCTGTTTGCCGTTCATGGgtgaaactaaatttaaaaagcTATTCGCACGACTCGGATCATTGTTGTTGGATGAATGTTGCGAGTAATTGTTCGAATATGAATCGACCGAAAGACGACGATTGATGTGGTCGGTACTGTCGCCGCAGAAACTGCTGCTaccgtatcgactagaatcttgCAGAAGTGGTGACTGACTCTCGGAAACCGCTTTCATGTATCTGCCTAAACTGTGCTTTTTACGGGGTAGTGTACTAAACGACGAACCGGCGCCGGAACTCGTTTTAACATTTGCATTAGCAACATTCGAATTACTTAGACTAGAAATATCTAACAAATCGGGATACTTTCTATCGTTATCACAATCACTATCAGGACTTCGATTATCACTCAATGGGTTTTTCGCGGGTTGACCAGAAGAGTCAGAAGTGTAGACATTGTTGCCATTGTTATTGTTGCCCGATGTTTGCTTGCGCATTATATGCTGAGACCAGTTCGGTTTGATGTAACTGGTTATTGGTGCCGATGAGTTCACCGATGAGGATGCGGAAGTCTTTGGTATTTGATCATATTGTCCAGTGAGTGAACTGGGCCCAGAGTCTGGCGTAGCGTCActagaaaataaaatccaattatGTAACAAGGAAATCGTACGAATTGATTGACTGTTTCGGGAGGATGTTCCTATgaattgaaccaaaaaaaaccGTCAACATAAATTACCTGAATTCGATCAATCGCGGAATGTGCAAGTCTGTTTCCTCTCCCCTAGGCGAATTCTTCAAGCTTTCCTCTCGCCATGTATCACAATTTGGACTCTTTGACAATGCAGCCGCTCCCTTCCATTTAGTCGCATGGTCTCTTCGCGTGTTACTCAACGTGGTGTTCGTGCTTTCGCAAATATTATCCTCATATCCAGTCCCATCGTCTTCGCTGGGTACCGTTCTATAGTCTCCATTCCGTCGAACACTTTGACCGACCACTGATATGCCATTCTCACCATACGGTTTCATAAAACTGTTACCGTCACTTCGTGGACTTTTGTAGCCACGACCAACCATCGGTTTATGGTTCATTTCGATCTTTTCGTAGCTTTCGGTACGACGTGGCGTATTCCAACGACCCATTTTGCGACGTTTCCGAAGCGAGCACACGCAAATTACTGCCAAGGACGAAGCTATAACGAATAGAGCTGCAACGACCACACTTGCAATCAACACTTTAGCACTTAGCGGTCCGTCTGGTGGTTTTCTCGATATTGCCAATGTGACACTTGCCTCCACAAGACCAgccttattttcggcggcgcaaGTATAAATGCCAGCATCCTGAACTTCAGCCGTTAAAATTGTCAGATTGCTTTCGTTTTGCTGTAGATTCgctaaatacatttttcgtcCTTGAGCTGCGGGAAATGCTGAATTTCCCGTTAAATTTGCAATTATTCTATTTCTAAGCATCCATCGAACGTTCGGCTCCGGAACGCCGCCAACGACACAGCTCATCGTAATGTTTCGCCCTTCCATACCATGAGCTTTTATATCTGACGCCAAAATATGTGGAATGCAAGCAAAATCGTCCAAGTCGATTTTATCCCATGACTTGGCTTTCTGaggaacaaaataaatttggaattttaaaatcatGCAAATCAGTTGTCCTGGCCTGGTACAGGTTCCTGTTTGGTGGATATCAAATCTTCGAATGTAAtggaaacaaaacaaatcggTTCACTTACCAATCTCGTTGGATAGGTGCAAATCGGTGGTACATCGTACGGGATATTGTCCTTTATCATCCATTCCCTTAACGGTCTCAAACTGCACGAACAATTCCACGGATTGCCCGCCAGCTCCAATCCGTGCAAATTTTGAAGAGACGTAAGCGTTACCGCATTCACATCAATCAACCGATTTCTATCCAGCTTCAACCATTCCAGCGATGATTCCAAACCGGCGAAAGCCCGGGCTTCCAGTGTCGCAATTAGACAATCGGACAGGTCCAATCGAACCAACTGAGGCACGTGTATAAAAGCATCGTTTGCTATCCGTTTTATTGGATTGTTAACAATTCTCAGATCTCGTAATTCGGGTGTCGAATCGAAAGCATGCGAAGGAATCATGGTGAGCATATTGTAGCTCAAATCGATTTCCACTAAATTGATCAATTTTCTAAATGCGAAACGTTCAATATTCTTCAATCGACATTTGGCAATGAATAGTctttgtaaattaattaaattggcCCGACTAAATGTATCGTGCGGTATCGAGCTCACTTCGTTTCCGGTGAGATCCAGCACCTGAGTGCCAGCGTCCAGGTCCAATGGTATTCCGGATAAATTTGCGTTAAGGCACAGTACGGATTCTTTACCACTTTTCCATTTACATTCACATAGGCGCGGACAATCGGCAAGCGTTGATCGTACGGTAATGATTGATGTGAGCAGAACGAATGATATAGTCCATGAAAGTCTATCGTTGTTCGGATTGTTGCTGTATTTTTGGCTGCTTTTCGATCTGGATTTGAAGTCCATGGCCTATcacgtttttcttcttttcatttGGTTTATGGCGGTCCTTTTTCCTTGCCATAACGACGTCTGGATGACAATCATGACTTCATAACAGGACGCAGGATTCGTTTCCGTTTGAATATGTCCTGGAACGAGATgaacaaagtttttaattattaaataaagGAAAAGAATGCATAAAATCCGTAACATGTCAGCAATAAGTAAACCAACCCAAACCCAACGCACGTTCCTAAAAATATGTTGCCCAATTAATTTGTGACAAGAGCAATTTTCTCTGCGAAAAACCAACTTTTACTCGAACATTACTTATTACAGAAACAACCTAATTTTTGGGCTAAGTTCAGAAACTTTTTACGGCCGCTACCCTAAATAATGCAGACATCAGTTGCGTATTTGTCGGTCTATgtcacaaaatatatttcagaatttatttattgatttcgAATAAATGTGTACAATAAACCGATCATCAATTATGAAACCAACTGTTACGCTGGAGACACTTGCTGGGGGTTACATAACATAAAATAATGCGGaacattatgaaaaaacaaaCGGCTACACAACGACCCATACGAAGTCTTTGCATCCAAATAGATGCCATAACTTATTTGAGACAATTATTGGCCATACTGCTGGTGATAATCTTGGGATTTTATTAATTCTTTACGTAGAAATTTTGTGTTCAACATTTGGAAGTTCCATTGTAGCATCTCAAAGAGTTAGTTCTTCTACATTTTTAAGCTTTTAGAACCCAATATTCTTAAGTAATGAAAGGATGAAAATCTGTGAATCAATTATGACCACATCTACTTTCTCTTACTTTCTGGAACCGGGGAGTCTGTTTAATGTTTCCATAAATATATGCGAGAAATCCTCAAACATTTCAACACATAGGTAAATCAATCAGATCCGTAGTTTTTATTGATAATGATTCTTGTTTGaaacaaaggaagtaacaTATTTTCTATTATTATTCTTTGGTTTCATTGTATACTTAAGTTACAATCATCGTCATCAATACAGTCAAATATTAAGTCAACTCAGCAACTCCCTCATtcacaattcaattcaattaatagatcgtggatttgagcactatttcacaggactctcaatgattgacgctgtcggcaagtcggtcacttctgtcacttcatcaaacaatattttcatggacattgtaatctaaaatttattttcctaacaaatgattttgatttttaaatttcgtatctcaaaagaccgactcgaaggcagtgccatcgctgatttttgcggtagtgacgataacaatttccacaatctatttgtttaaaaagcttagatcaaatcaagtaatagattcagtAACTATCGCCTCAATATATCGTCTTTACAAGTCAGGTTGACCAGCCTGTTTATCAAGATTAGTACGAAACAGCTTgccaataaaaaatgttcagaaaTTCAGTGAACTAATAGATACAGTAgtagaaaacacaatttttgatttatcagagttttgaAAGTCATGGATGTTTATTGACTGTGATAGTGATATACTGGTacatgatattttggcgcaaaatttgaattcgctaacggattttcaaatttcgcaccaaaatatcatatactggaaacactttattgacagggaacatcgatgacttaaaaccctaaaaaaatctcaaacatGTTCCGAGCGGAAAAAAACCCACTGTATGTACTGTATGTAAATTGGACGTACGGTCagtcaaccaaaaaaaaaattagaaattgtcAAAATCCTCATAAaactgaaagaaaattttgaaatccaagaaaatcatcaaaattaatgtcagcttcggtgcttgacagtgctatgtcaaaactcaaaaaaaatcggtaaaaattgatggaaatctttgaaaatccaacaaaacgaaaaagaaagtCCTTTGGCAACGACCGAGCATCTGTTACGAAGTCACGATTGTCATCCAGACTTCGGTATTACCCTTTTAACATATGCTCACTGATCACTGCAGAAAATGCCCATCTTGTCGTGGAACGTATTTAAtgttttcttctcttttattGATATGGCACGGCATAATAAGCCTAATATCTCGATTGTGTGTATTACGGAAAGGCGCTTATAGTATGTTTTAACATAGCCCAATGCACACACGGTGTGTACGTACACCGAGGGCGAAGCCAGATGGGAGTACACGtacacattttgtgtgtatttcaaacataattttattataatagatgaaaatgtgtcgatgaaaatgttataaaaaatGAATCTTTAACAACCGATTCATTTGTCTCCCGACCGATTCATCATCCCACGTCGTCACATCAATACACTCTCATcgaatacaataaaaatttatttagtaaatTGGTAAATTCTTCTTCCTTTTTCTTTCTGATTCTTTCACTTGATTTTGTAATTCTATTTTCATAAGCCGGGATTATAATGGATAATTTATGGACGCCTTCGAGTTTaccgaaaacattttgaatattgAAGAAATTTGGTACAAAGCAATGAaatgtgaaatgaaaaaattcaaatatttttttagaatttacatttttttgcgtAACGTTGTTATTGAAATGTAGCAAGGATAATGCCGATTACTTCAATATGAACCAGACATTTCGTAATTAAGGaatcttttattttcgtcTTGAGAACAGAAGgttttaaaaatggaaataaaacaaTTGGCCGCCAGCTGAAAATGTTTGGCTGTAGTCCTTGacttataaagaaaaaaaaatcaaagactAAATGCATAATCGAGAAGGAAAATAAATCCAGAAAACTTTTATACTCATCTCAATATTCATCCtttttatgatgaaaatttaaacgTAAAGTGTTGCCAATAAGGCGATACGTTTTTCATCACACAACCGCTGTTGATATTGAACTCCCCAGCGAGAAATATCATCTATGttatgaaattaattatttttttttacaaaaaaaagatgtgCTGCTAATACCCacaattttttcattcaacacaAATAGCGtgaaaaactttctttcaaCGATTCCTTTCGAGTGAaaaatttatacgaaaaatcATTGCTTACAGAAAAGGAAGTGGAAGAGAAAAACCCTAGATAAAGAATctaaattaaacgaaaaaataaaagcaCAGGAAGaatgactttttttaaatatccgGGCAGAGAAAActcaaatgaaaagttttcctATGTAATTACAGTGTATGTGTATATAACATCCTTTACTTCAGCTACATCACAAATTTATAccttttatcaataaaattgcgTCGACCGTCTTAAGAAAGGCCtacaattattatttaccCAGTACCTATTCTATATcctcttttttaattgaaatacaCCGTCAAAATGGTCATTTTAATATAGTTACgaacatttcaaattgacgACGAGAGAAGCCATGATTATATTGATTGAACATAACAACATAGAAGTAAATACTTTGCAAGGTCACAacgacacaaaatatttgattcaTTCAGTAACACTAAACAGTGAAAGTTAAAGTCTCATCGTCACTCAACGAGTTGTTGTGGTGCGTCTGGATTCCTAACACATTCCTTTTTAGACGTTAAAAAGCAGTGAAACCCTTTCAAAGCGTTCCATTTAAAACTTCGGAAAATTTTTCGCTAGGAATGCCATTCGTTGTAAGTCAGAACGGTTTAatcggaaaaacaatttcgccttaaattaattgaaatctGTAAGACATAAAATATGTTGAGGTGGATCGTCTACAATCAGGGAAGCATATCGTAAATTAGGTGAATTAGGTTCCGTCTTCGTATTCTTTTCATCAAATAAAACTAATCTTTCCCACGCTTTTATCCTCGTTAGCTAAAAGAGGGACACTTTTTGAGAGAAGTGAGAAACTGCATCAAGCATTTCCATAGTAAATctatcaaatctgttacttcagaTGTTCTTAGTCCGTTGTCAAGTCGAAAACAAATggtgcaaaaaatatttggctctaattattaaataaacctaaaatcttttacttcattcgttgtAATATAAGAGTACGTCAGAATGGTCATTACTTATTTTTGCCTTccttgtcgataacagattgcAATCCAGAATCCATTGTGTACAACTTTCCTTAGATCACTTTAATCAGGTTTcttcaattcaaaataaatttggacaGCCTAACAAAATCAATATTGCTTCACTCTAATCATTGATTTATAGTGCAATAGATGGTGTAATATAGATAACTAGCGAAACAGTGTATACACTGAATATGGTTATGAAAGGGCGGTTTGAAAAGGAAAAACCGAACAAGAAGAGATGCGTCATTGAACATTTACGTTGTAATGTAATAGCCGCTTGTTGTATGACGGTGACTTTATCGTTTATATACCGAAAAAAGGGCCGAttagaaaagtttttgttggCATATACCGAAATCAATAACGGAAGTGAGTTTGGCTTTTTTAGcttctttcaatttaatgaaagaggtttttgacatttttatcTCATCTAATATTATGTTTGTGAACTGAAGGGGATTACTGGGTGGATATTGTGCGGTGATGAATGAGTCTGTGCGGACGTGTACGGAAAGAAAAGGTGACGAATACTTAAATACTTTTGTATAGCGGTTACAGTCATGGTTTAGATTTGAGTATCCGGTGCATAGTTCTGATTATTATTTGCTTAAGTGCGGGGAAAaggatttcattttcaatattctATGAAAAAAGGGGACCAGCAGAATCATTAATCATTTAACAGTCACAACTTACACTGATCTATGCAAAGTCATAGACGTgattaaatagttatttacatatctgttgtggacggtagatCTTAGGCATTTTTGTGAGtgaagtgcctaaaatcaaccgtccacAACTTTCCAAATTTTGACCCTGAGGCACGAAAAGAATATAAAAGCCAGCATATCGTTGTGATGTTAGTCCCGTACGAATCCAATCACCAGGTGCGTATGTATAGTAAATCTATTGCAATACGTACGTACAATGCCTAGTACGTCTCTAAAGATTATGCAAGGGGTACGTcgaaagtttattaaaaatctGTATTTAAAAGAGTCAAAGGTCcagtttaaaaaatattgagtcagtctaatttgtgaaaattttgaatctattacttcttatGTTTGAAGAGTCGTTTAGTGTTTCATTCACAATCTTTTACTGCACAAGTATTGATTAAAGTTTAACTATAAAAAAGCACACTAGAAGCAtcttgttgtttattttttgttgtggttATCGATATCAGATGACTAACCGTCTAGATCCTTGTTACTGCGAAATCTTTAATTTGTAGGGTTGCTTTAGTGTAATTTAAACGAGCGGATTGAAGAAGCAAGATATATATTACAAGACATCAATAATATAACGTTAAGAGAagctttcgaaaataaataaagagcGACACTTTAAAGTGGAATTGCGCGGGACATATTGAaagaaggacggacgaacgttggGCCAAAAGGATCACGAACTGTAGACGacctaaaacacgacctagacgtagaccaccagagagattgAATAATGGAATAATAAAGAGAATTGCAAAAACACAAATTGGCAACCAGTAGCAACGGATCGTTGGCAATGGAAGAGAATGGGGAAGCCTATGTTCAGCAGTGGACAGAAaaaggctgaaaaagaagaagaataatattcacaaaagaCTAACTAGTCAGAGCGCAATTTGATTGTTTTCGCGTTTTCGGTAACAACAGTTTCTAACAGATCAGCGGATGTCATTCAAAAACGTACGACTGAATTTAGGGACAAAGTGCAGCTATTTTACGTTGCAACCATTACAAAATTGTAGAACATGAAAGAAATTACGATAGACAAAAGGAAGCAAATCTATGAACAAAGCTTTAGCTACCGAATTCAATATACGACGTTAACATACAATTTAAGAGAAAACGTGAAAGTGAATGGTGGAAACACCGAATTAACGTTCAATGTTTCTTCCTTACACTGGTGTCGCTGTGAAGTATTTAATTACATTGTTCACCGCGTAAAATACATTTCTATAGTCAagttttgcaaaattttcttgaaaacagGAATTTTTAAAGTTAGAACGTTAGGTACTGTGAATGAATTGTGAAAGAAAAGTTTGAGAATCTCAAGAAAGTATTTCGAAGAAATGGGTTCTGGtttgtagaagaagaaaaaaaattgaaaaacaacaacaagaatCCAAAGATTCCATCAAAATAGCTGTATTGCCGCGCAGGATTTCAACACAAATATTATTGTTACAAGCAAATTATTTCAAACTACCCAATTATACCACTGTTGCATGTCTATCTTTGTgaagaaaacttaaaataaatacaaattttccaaacttGAACTTCAATGTCCTGTGGCAAAACGTAAATATTTatgttggaaaattgaattttcccgtGTTTCAATCATTAAAACTGGATTGCAATTCATATCACACATACGACGTTCTCATGTTCATATATATATGGATATGGTATCAGGCCCGGCACGGTCATATGAGCCGACACTCCCATCATGCTCCTACggtacagaaaaaaattgaacctgGAACCTGGTGTGCTCCAGCTGTATAAATTTTCAGTACGGACCTGCATAGAATTTTTACTCGAGCAATTTGCACTCGTACAACAAATCGATTTCCGGATACCACCCTCAGTCATCTACTATGTGGAATATGTGAATGTGCAATAAATATTCTGTTCGATTATATACTACAAATAACTAGCAGAGTTTGAGTTGTAGACGACATACACTATATTCTTCTATTATTATTTACAGCAGCAACATCAAGATAATTTACTGCTAACGCGTTTTTCCGTCGACATACACTAAACATAAACACATTGGTAATTGATTGTAGTCATGATGTATgagttttatgaaatttttcatCTTCGACAGTCAGTAGAAACGAACAGGATAGTTTTTCCGAAGAAATCGGGGGAAAAAATGGGAAAGAAATTGTGCTCATCAATAACATTGTTATCAGTGCAATTTCATGGTTTAGAAGGAATAGTAAAATATTTAGTTATATACTCAATGGAAGGAAGTTGTTGAACACGATACGACCTACATGTTAAGATTTTTTAATATGACAACATCTATTGCTTAAGTATTAGGCAGTAGTAGTCGTACTAAAGCACTTTACTACGAGTCTAGTGGTCTGATAATCTTTAATATGTTAGTTCCACATTAACGAACCGACATATGGTTTGGCTtcccatttttgaattttgaattcgggcataaaaagaaaactacTCTGTGATCGAAAAATAGGCCGAAAAGTAGATTTCCAAAGAGCAATTACAACTTTTTCATGCACGTCTAatcagcctcgatgaagcggggTTGTTTAACTATGTcaagcaaggttctgaaagaacaggttaagacacttac
This region of Bradysia coprophila strain Holo2 chromosome IV, BU_Bcop_v1, whole genome shotgun sequence genomic DNA includes:
- the LOC119066737 gene encoding uncharacterized protein LOC119066737 → MDFKSRSKSSQKYSNNPNNDRLSWTISFVLLTSIITVRSTLADCPRLCECKWKSGKESVLCLNANLSGIPLDLDAGTQVLDLTGNEVSSIPHDTFSRANLINLQRLFIAKCRLKNIERFAFRKLINLVEIDLSYNMLTMIPSHAFDSTPELRDLRIVNNPIKRIANDAFIHVPQLVRLDLSDCLIATLEARAFAGLESSLEWLKLDRNRLIDVNAVTLTSLQNLHGLELAGNPWNCSCSLRPLREWMIKDNIPYDVPPICTYPTRLKAKSWDKIDLDDFACIPHILASDIKAHGMEGRNITMSCVVGGVPEPNVRWMLRNRIIANLTGNSAFPAAQGRKMYLANLQQNESNLTILTAEVQDAGIYTCAAENKAGLVEASVTLAISRKPPDGPLSAKVLIASVVVAALFVIASSLAVICVCSLRKRRKMGRWNTPRRTESYEKIEMNHKPMVGRGYKSPRSDGNSFMKPYGENGISVVGQSVRRNGDYRTVPSEDDGTGYEDNICESTNTTLSNTRRDHATKWKGAAALSKSPNCDTWREESLKNSPRGEETDLHIPRLIEFSDATPDSGPSSLTGQYDQIPKTSASSSVNSSAPITSYIKPNWSQHIMRKQTSGNNNNGNNVYTSDSSGQPAKNPLSDNRSPDSDCDNDRKYPDLLDISSLSNSNVANANVKTSSGAGSSFSTLPRKKHSLGRYMKAVSESQSPLLQDSSRYGSSSFCGDSTDHINRRLSVDSYSNNYSQHSSNNNDPSRANSFLNLVSPMNGKQHRRNPSLPSSPLKDSQKPFSPAATPLLDFSSLQSRNAIIATPSPSTSTTTASAYDYHAAQLERFLEEYRNLQEQLCKMKETCDSIRKKEQPHRSSTLGQSAKFADPVMYTAAALSGTSSTLADDATTNVKGMLRNKTLIPGQPPDPPPYWLHRNAILKRLQDPSNEFFQS